ATAACATCCGCCCCTAACTGAGCTAACGTCATACCACCTAATGGTGCTGCTACAAAAGCCGACGCCTCAACAACACGCATACCTGAAAGAATACCTTTCATCCTTCACTCCCTTAAAAATTTTCCAGAATCATAAACCACAGTATGCTATAAATCCATGTTTCAATGGATTAACCAACATTTAAAGAATTACTTTTAATTCAAACGGGACCTGCTTATGCGAGCGCTTACTTTTAAGCAACTCGGCCCAATTGAGGCCATAGAACTTAGCCAAATACCGCTCCAAAGACCAGGCAAAGGCCAGGTTCGTATTAAACTAACCTCAGCGGGTTTAAATCGCGCCGACACACTTTTTCCAGAGGGTCGTTATTTCTTCAAGCCCGCTTTTACTAGCGCATATTCACAGAATACCACTGCTGAAGCGTTATTTTGTCGATTAGGGTTCGAAGGAGCAGGCATCATCGATGAGGTAGGCGAACAAGTCGACTACCAAGTTGGAGATCGAGTCGCCATCACCCCTCTTGCACTAGATGTCTGTCAGCAAGGCTGCTTTGCTGAATATGGCATCTACGAAGCGTCTTCATTAATACCGACACCCGAAGCACTTTCAGATCAAGAGGCGGCAGCGATTTGGATGCAGTACCTCACAGCATGGGGCGGTTTGGTTTTAGATGGCAATTTACAAGCTGGACAATCAGTTGTCATTACTGCAGCGTCTAGCTCTGTCGGCATCGCGGCGATACAAATTGGCAATATGTTAGGTGCAACAACCATTGCAACCACAACTAACGTAGACAAAGTGCAGCAACTTAAACAGTTAGGCGCTCAATATGTTATTAACATGAAGAGTGATGACTATGTAGAGCAGATTAAAGCTATCACCAATGATAAAGGAACAGACTTGGTATTTGATGCGGTAGCAGGCCCTGACATCCGCTACTTGGTACAGGGGTCTTCCAGAGGTGGTAAAATTATTATTCAAGGGATGCTTGATAGACGCCCAATGGAAATCCACCCTGGTGTGCTAATGAAACGGCTATTAACCATTACTGGGTTTACCTTAGATAAGCTAATAGAGAACAAAGAACAGTTGCAAAAAGCCATAGATCAGATCACTAATGGCATCAATCAACAACAACTCACACCCGTCATCGCTCAAATGTTTAAACTAGATCAGTTTAATGAAGCGTTTGCGCTGCTTAAATCAAACAAACATACCGGAAAAATAGTAATAACTCCGTAACCAGTTAAAAGAATATATTCCTGCAATTACGTTTAAACGAGTAAATATTTGCACCAAAATGCCTCTAATTTTTGATAAAAATCACATAGATGCTCGTTTTTAGAGCAAGAAATCTAGATTTTCTTTAGTTATATTCGTAATTCATATAGGATAGTTTGATCAATTTACTAATACTTTAGGCTAATACCGCTACGACAAATAGTATGTTTATTGAGCGCTATTTTTTATCAAATAGCGCTCAATATGTTAGCCCATTTAAAAATACTCTAGTTACTCCCTACTTAAACTACTTAGGAGGCCTCTTGTCTCAGCATCCATCACAACTAATTGACCAAGCGCTGGCGGCAGTCGATTCGGGCCAGCAGCTTTTGAATCAATCATTGAGTTTTGTTAAGCGCAACTGCTTGAACGAAGCGGGACGAATATCAGCATCCAAGCTAGACAGTTATCAGTTGGTCTCTTATGACTTAGCATTTTCTGCCGCAGAACTCACCGGTGCAAAGGTCATGATAGATTATGCTCGCAAGATCAGAGCAACTAGGGGTGACGAGTCAGATCTGCAAATAGAAGAGCGCATCACACTGCAATTCTGTGCAGAAGTACTGCAGAACATTCGTGGACGCCTAGCACCAAGAAAGGCCGAGTTTGGTCTCTCAAGAGAAGACTTTAACGGGTCACTAGATTCAGAAACAGTACAACAGTTTTGTGACCAACACTTGTCGACCGAAAAGTTAGTAGAACTAGGTCAATTAGCACTTCGTGAAGATGGTCGCACAGGCGACTACGTGCTAGAAGAAGACAAAGAAATCATGCGTGAAACTTTCAGAAACTTTGCGACAGACGTTGTTATGCCTCTCGCAGAAGAGATTCACCGCCACGACCTTATCGTACCTGATGAAATACTAAACACCCTAATCGAAATGGGCTGTTTTGGTCTATCTATTCCTGAAAAGTATGATGGCCTTCAGCCAGATGACCAAGAAGACAATATGGGAATGATCGTGGTGACAGAAGAGCTCTCCAGAGGCTCTCTAGCTGCAGCAGGCAGTTTAATCACGCGACCAGAAATTCTTTCCAGAGCTCTGTTAGCGGGCGGTACAGAAGAACAAAAGCAGTACTGGTTACCAAAACTCGCTGCCGCAGACCCTTTCTGTGCAGTTGCCATCACTGAGCCAGATTATGGCTCAGATGTAGCGGGTATGAAACTGAAAGCCGAACGCGTAGAGGGTGGTTGGTTGCTTAATGGCGCCAAAACCTGGTGTACCTTTGGAGGAAAAGCAGGTGTCCTACTTACTCTAGCCAGAACAGATCCCGACCCAAGCTTAGGCCATAAGGGGCTAAGTATGTTTTTAGTCGAAAAGCCCTCTTTTGATGGCCATGACTTCGAGTATCAACAAGAAGGTGGCGGTAAACTGACCGGCAAAGCGATACCCACTATCGGCTACCGTGGAATGCACTCATTTGATGTATTTTATGATGACGTATTTGTCCCGGATTCTAACCTACTAGGTGGTGAAGCGGGTTTAGGTAAAGGCTTCTATTACACCATGGCGGGTTTTTCAGGGGGACGCATCCAAACCGCAGCGCGTGCTAACGGGTTAATGCAAGCAGCGTTTGAAGCCGGCATCAATTACGCTAAAGAACGTAAAGTATTTGGTGCTCCTATCGGTGACTACCAATTAACACTGGTTAAGTTAGCAAAAATGGCGACACTGTTAACTGCTTCAAGACAATTTACCTACTCTGTTGGTCGTCTAATGGATGAAGGTAAGGGGCAGATGGAAGCGAGCCTCGTCAAGTTATTTGCTTGTAAGAGTTCAGAGTGGCTAAGCAGAGAAGCAATGCAGATTCATGGCGGAATGGGCTACGCTGAGGAGTCATCAGTGAGTCGTTACTGGATCGATGCCCGAGTACTATCAATCTTTGAGGGTGCAGAAGAGACGTTAGCCCTAAAAGTTATCGCCCGATCACTGATTGAGAATGCAGCTTAAATCTAGGAAGGATCTATGACCGAACAAAATAGCCATACTATCTATGACAAAAACGGAAACCCGACCATAGATAGACCTTGGATTTTCCGTACTTACGCTGGGCATACTAACGTGTGGGCAACCAACGCACTTTACCGTGAGAACCTCTCAAAGGGACAAACCGGTCTTAGTATCGCAATGGACTTGGCTACTCAGTGCGGTTATAGCTCCGACCACCCTATTGCTAAACCAGAGATCGGAAAAGTGGGTGTACCTATCAACTCACTAGATGATTTCCATATCCTCTTCGACAATATCCCACTTGAAGAGATGAACACCTCAATGACCATAAACGGCACTGCCATGTGGTTGCTTTCGCTCTATGTGGCCCTAGCCGAAGAGCGTGGCGTTGATATCAGTAAGCTAAAAGGCACTACACAAAACGACCTGATCAAAGAGTACCTTGCACGTGGAACCTATATATTTCCACCTGAAGACTCGATGCGATTAATCGTCGACATGTATGAGTTTTGTTTACATAACATTCCTAGTTGGAATGCATCAAATATATGCTCGTACCACCTTCAAGAAGCAGGTGCAACGCCAGTTCAAGAACTCGCATTTGCACTTGTTACTTCTATAACTATTCTTGATGCTATCAAAGAGCGTGACTGCTTTACTGAGGAAGAGTTCGAGCGATGCGTAGGCCGTATCTCATTTTTTGTTAATGCAGGTATGCGCTTTGTAGAGGAAGTCTCAAAAATGCGCGCATTTTGTGAAATGTGGGATGAGATCACTCAAGAACGTTACGGTGTTAAAAACGCTAAATACCGCCGTTTTAGATATGGTGTGCAGGTAAACTCGCTGGGGTTAACAGCAGAGCAACCCGAGAACAATGCATGGCGTATTCTCATTGAGACACTCGGTGTTACCCTGAGCCGAAAGGCGCGATGTCGAGCACTTCAGCTGCCTGCTTGGAATGAGGCGCTATCGCTACCTCGTCCTTGGGATCAACAGTGGTCATTAAGAATTCAACAAATCCTGGCTTACGAAACGGACTTACTCGAATACCCTGACCTTCTTGAAGGCTCAGTCGTGATTGAGTCCAAAGTAAAACAACTTAAAGAAGAAGCCTACGCCGAAATAAATCGGGTATTAGACCTGGGTGGCGGAGTAGAAGCCGTAAAAAGCGGTTATATGAAGTCGGCACTAGTCTCCTCTCAAAGTCAACGCATGGGTAAACTAGCCAACGGCGAGCAGATAGTTGTTGGTAAAAATAAGTGGATTGAAGGTTTGGATTCACCGCTTGTAAGTGACAGCGACGGCGGTATATTCATGGTCGATGCAAAAGCGGCTCAAAAGACATTAGACGCCCTGGCTGAAACAAAGCGGACGCGAGATGACGCCAGAGTAAAAGCTGCATTAGCACGCTTAGCAGAAGACGCCAAAACTAATCAAAACCTCATGGAAGCCTCTATTGAGTGTGCAAAAGCACGAGTCACAACCGGTGAATGGTCTGAAACGCTGCGCAATGTCTTTGGCGAGTACCGACCGCCTACAGGTGTAGATGGCCAATCCATGTCTATTAACGAAGATAGCGAAAGCCTAGCCTCTGTTCGTAAAAAAATAGCGGACTTTATCGAGACTTACGGCTACCGCCCTCGCATAGTAGTTGGCAAGCCAGGTCTTGATGGCCACTCAAATGGCGCTGAAATGATCGCAGTAGCAGCTAAACACGCAGGTTTTGACGTCGTTTATTTTGGTATTAGATTAAGTGCCTCAGACATCGTTCAGTCAGCGTTAGAAGAGAACGTAGATCTAATCGGCATATCTCTACTTTCAGGCTCGCACAACGAAATCATCACTCAGTTGTTTGATGAGCTTGAAAAGAATGGCGCTAAAGAAGCAATGCCCGTAATACTCGGCGGCATAATTCCAGAGCCTGATTATGACGGTCTGCTAGCTCAAGGCATTAAACGCATTTTTACACCCAAGGACTTTGACCCAATGGTAGTAATGGGCGAGATCATGGATGTGATCAATGAGCAAAAATCAAAACAGCATTGATTCCATGATGATGACTGAACTTAACGATATGATTGAACGAGCGACGAGGTTGGAAAAGTGGCCTCTAGCTCGGCTAATTTCGCTATTCGAAACCAGTACCCCGAAAGCGAAACAAGAACGTCATAACGTAATCGACTTGCTCAATAAGCGCCCGGATCAGCTTAAGAAAAGTGGTTTGGTATTGGGCATTACCGGCACGCCTGGTGCCGGTAAATCAAGCCTTATTGGTGAAGTATGTTTAAATATGCTGCAACAAAACCCGCAGCTTTCTATCGCCGTTTTAGCAGTAGACCCTTCTAGTCAGCGTTCAGGAGGCTCTCTATTAGGCGATCGAACACGCACCAACTTCCCGGTTAACGATAAGCGCTTGTTTTTCCGCTCTCAGGCATCAGACCTCGATTTAGGTGGAGTAGGCAAGAAAACCTATCAGGTAACCCGTCTATTAAGACACCTATTCGACATAATTATTATAGAAACCGTTGGCATCGGCCAAAGTGAGATTGAAGTAGAACAATTGAGCGATCACACCTGTCTGATACTTCAACCCTTTGCGGGTGACCAGGTTCAGTTTATGAAAGCCGGTATCATGGAGGTGCCAGATACCTTTGTGGTCAACAAGTGCGATGAAGACAGTCTAGCCAAAAAAAGTTACCACCTTCTAAAATCAAGCTTAAAACTGGTAAACATCTCACTAGACCAAAGTGACGCCCCTGCGAAAGAGATATTTCTTACTAGCGCTCTCAAGCAAAAAGGCATAGATGAATTGGCTCGATTTCTACTAACGCTTCATTCTGACCTCTCGACAAGAAAAAACAAAGACGAGCAGGAAATGTATTACCTAAGGAAGTGGGTTCAACAAGAATTCGGCCGGTTTGGCACAACAAAGTTTGACCAATTACTTCATGACACACTCTGGAATGAGAGAAGTTATGAAGAGAAGGAACGCATTATAATTGATGACATGCAAACCTTTATTCCTTCACTTGCGGCATCAAATGACTCAAATTTTAAATGTTTAACTTAATAATAATAGGGAAAGTGTGATGACAGAAATCAAAAACCTCTACGAAATTGGCGAAACTCCACCACTAGGAGTCGTGCCAGAAAAAATGCATGCATGGCTTATTAGACCTGAGCGTTTCGGTGAGCCAATGCAAGCCTTTCAGAAAGAAGTCATTGACGTTCCAGCCATCAAAGACGATGAAGTGCTAGTGTATGTAATGGCTGCAGGCGTAAACTACAATAACGTATGGGCAGGCCTAGGCGTGCCTATAAACGTTATCGCTGCACGAAACAAAGCAGGTGAGACAGAAGAGTTTCACATCGGTGGCTCAGATGCTTCGGGAATCGTCTACGCTGTTGGTAAAGACGTTACCAATGTAAAAGTAGGTGACGAAGTAGTTGCTCATTGCGGAAGCTGGAAGAAAAACTGCCCTATGGAGCAGGCTGGCAAAGACCCAATGTACGATGATAGCTTCCGCATTTGGGGCTATGAAACTAACTATGGTAGCTTTGCACAGTTCACCAAGGTGCAAGACCACCAGTTGCTACCCAAGCCTAAACACTTGAACTGGGAAGCCGCTGCTACCTACATGCTAGTAGGCGCTACGTCCTATCGTATGCTAATGGGTTGGCAGCCCAACACCGTTAAGAAAGATGACGTTGTATTGGTCTGGGGTGGTTCTGGCGGTATCGGATCGATGGCCATTCAAATTGCAAAAGCACAAGGTGCCAAGCCTATTGCTGTTATATCTGATGACAGCAAGATCGACTTCTGTATGAAACTAGGAGCAATTGGTTGCATCAACCGTAACGACTTTGATCATTGGGGCATGATGCCGCACTGGAAGGATCAAGAGGGTTATGGTCAATGGGTTAAAGGTGCCCGTAAATTTGGTAAAGCGATTTGGGATATTCTAGGTGAGAAACGCGGTGTAGATATCGTGTTTGAACACCCAGGTGAAACCACGCTACCCACATCGGTATTTGTATGTGAGACCGGTGGCATGGTAGTAATATGTGCAGGTACTACAGGCTTTAATGCAACTCTCGACTTGCGCTACCACTGGATGCGCCAGAAACGCTTGCAGGGTTCTCACTTTGCAAATGATGATCAAGCAAAAGGTATAAACGATCTTGTAGCAGCCGGAAAGGTTGACCCATGCCTGGGCAATACTTATACCTACGATCAACTACCAGACGCACACCAGTTGATGTATGAAAATAAACACCCTGCAGGGAATATGTCTGTTCTAGTTGGTGCACAAGACACCAACATGGGCATTAGTGAATAATCCCCTTCCCCCTCTTCTATGCGGATGAGGGGGACCTTCACTTAGAGCTTTAAATCATGATTAAGAAAATTGACCATCTAGGTATAGCCGTTACCGACCTAAACGAAGCTATTGAGATTTATAAAAACATTGGCCTTGAATTTGTCGGCACTGAAGTTGTTGATGAGCAAAAAGTAGAAACTGCATTCTTTAAGGTAGGCGAGTCTTATTTTGAGCTTTTGGCAGCAACTGACCCCGCTAGCCCTATCGCAAAATTTATCGATAAAAACGGAGGCCGCATGCACCACATTGCGCTTGCCGTTGACGATATTGAAGCAGAGATAGAGCGCTTGTTAGGGCTAGACTTCGAAATGATTGATACGGTTCCAAGAAAGGGGGCCCACGGCAATCTAATCGCCTTTATGCACCCGAGATCAACAAAAGGGACATTGTTAGAAATATGTTCTAAAGCAAACTCTTAAGTGGTTCAAACAGAAATTTTCGGACTATTTTCGGACTAAAGTGGCACCCTACGAAAACAGAAAAACATTTCGTTCCTCCTGTAGGGTTACCACTTTGGCGCGAATCCCTGTTACATTAGCTGTTATATTAAGTGTTACAGTAGGAGTTGTAAGATAGCGAACACACCAATGTAAACACTTTAAGGGTTTTACATCTGCCCCTGTAACGCAGCGATTCGTTTTTCAAGTGGTGGGTGACTCATAAACAACTCAGACACAGACCTCTTACCGCTAATACCAAACGCTGTTAGCTGCCCATCTAATTGACTCTCATTTTTGTCACCCTGCAGCCGTCTCAATGCGTTAATCATCTTTTGCTTACCTGCCAAGTTTGCTCCACCTTCATCTGCGCGAAACTCTCGGTAACGAGAAAACCACATCACGATAATACTTGCAAGCGCGCCAAACACCACCTGGAAAAACATGACGGTCATAAAGTATACAAACCGGTTGTCACTTCCTCTACTGATAGCGCTAGCTGCAATTCGAGCAAAGAAAAATACAAAGGTGTTCATCACCCCTTGAAGTAGCGTCATGGTAACCATATCACCATTTGCAACGTGGCTAACCTCATGCCCTAAAACCGCCTCAGCTTCGTCCTGCGTCATGCTTTGAAGAAGACCAGTACTGACAGCAACCAACGCATTGTTTTTATTCATACCAGTAGCAAACGCGTTTATTTCAGGAGAGTTATACATCGCCACCTCTGGCATACCAATACCAGCAGCATCGGCTTGCTTTTTCACGGTTTCTAAAAGCCAGTTCTCCTGAGCGTTACGTGGTTGCTCTATGACATACGCCCCTACACTTCTTTTGGCAACCCACTTCGAAATAGCCAATGAGATGAATGAGCCACCCATGCCAAACACTGCCGATATGACTAGAAGACCACTCGTACCTTCTGGATGTATACCTAGGATGGGTAAAACCACATTCAGTACGATACCCAGAACAATTAATATCGCGAAGTTAGTCGCAATAAACAGCAAAACTCGTTTCATACTCTCTCCTGAAAAATATCTTCAACGTTGAACACTAACATCAACCGCTTTGTGCTAACTTGATACTTCAACAATCCCTTCGATAACACGCTTCAGTTGGAGTTGAACCGTCTCCAAATCCTTAGATGCGTCAATTAGCTCAAATCGTTGAGGGTCTTTTTTCATCCTGTCTAAATATACGTTACGTACACGTTCAAAAAATGCTGATTTTTCATTTTCAAAACGATCAAGCTCCCCTCTTTTATGGGCTCTTGCCATGCCAATTTCAACGGGCGCATCTAATAATATTGTTTTATCTGGACGAAAGTCGTCCTGTACAAATGTCTCTAAAATTCCGATCTTTTCGAAAGCTACACCTCGACCGCCGCCTTGATAGGCATAGGTTGCATCAGTAAAACGATCAGAAATAACCCATTTACCCGCAACCAATGCCGGTTTGATTAAGCTTTCTATATGTTGGGCTCTCGCCGCAAACATCAATAATAGCTCAGCGCTTTCAGCAACCATTTCTGTTCGGTTTTTAAGCAGCACCTCTCTAATCTCTTCAGCCATTTCAGTACCACCGGGCTCTCGAGTAACTACGACCTCTATCCCCATCGACTCTAATGTACTGCGAATAAACGCGATATTAGTGGATTTACCTACCCCTTCTGCGCCTTCTACCGTTATAAAAAGACCGTTATTCAATATGACCACCTACTCCTGCACTGGAAAAATTACTACTTGGTAGAACGATAATTCTTTTCACGTTTATAAATCTGATACTTATTCACCGCATTAACATGCTCTTTTAAGGTCTCTGAAAAGTAATGCTGGCCATTTCCCTTGGCAACAAAATACAACGTCTTTGAAGAGTCTGGATGCAGCGTTGCATGTATAGCCTCTCGCCCTGCCAACGCAATAGGGGTTGGAGGAAGACCGTTAATACGATATGTATTGTATGGCGTATATTGTTTTAAGTGCGCTCTGGTAATATTGCCTTTGTATTTATCACCCAACCCATAAATCACAGTAGGGTCGGTCTGCAGCCGCATACCCTTGTTAATACGTCTAACAAACACTCCTGCTATTTGGGCCCTCTCAGACGCGTCTCCTGTTTCTTTCTCAACTATCGATGCCAGGATTAATGCCTCATAAGGTGATGCTAAAGGTACACTTTTATCCCGTAACGCCCATTCTGCCTGCAATACTTTTTGCATGCGATTATAAGAGCGAACCAGAATACTCAAGTCTGTATCATTTTTTCTATAGGTATAAGTATCTGGAAAGAACAATCCTTCAGGGTGCTGATACTCATCGGTGACCGCTTTTAATATATCAAGCGGAGCTCTTTCACTGATGACTTTTTTTAGTTTTTCGTGGCGAGATAGCTCTTTGAGGATATCTTTAAAAGTCCAACCTTCAACTAGCGTAATCTGATAGCTAATGGAGTTTCCTGATACAAAAAGCTCAACCACCTGCGGAATAGTTAAAGGGCCTTCCAACCTATATTCACCCGCTTTGAGCTTTGCACTTAAACCACTCACGCGACCGTAAGCTTTCATAATCCATGGAGTCTCGAGCACTCCCTCGGATAAAAGCAGTTGAGTTATAGCATTAAAAGATTGGCCTGTACGAATTTCAACTACAGTAACCTCGCCTTCGCCAATCACCGGCTCATTCAGCTTATGATAATAATAAGCCCCTACAGATATCGCGCTAAGAGACAACAGTAAAGCAAGCGCTACTAAAACAGTTATTAGCTTATTCAAACCTTATACTCATACATTAGTTTCTCATTCAACAATTGCTGAATATGGTAAACAACTGGGTTAATCGGTAGTTTAACCCCGTCTAACTCTTTGACAGGATATATTCCCATCACACTATTGGTTATTGCCATACCACTATATTTAAAAATAGCGGAAGGCAGTATCTTGTCGGTACGTGTGTTTAACCCTAGAGACTTAGCACAATCAAAAATATAGTTTTTCGCAACACCATCAACGCCACATTTGTTCAAACAAGGAGAAATAATAGTATCTTTTTCAAACAAGAGGATATTGGACTTAGTTCCCTCTACCATGTAACCGGACTGGTCTAACATTAAACCTTCAAAAACAAGGTTCTCTGTACCAGAAGAGACTCTAGCACTGGATAGTAGCTCCCTGCTAGCGAGCACCTGATCTAGCCTGTTAAGATGTTTAATGCCCGCCAAATAAGGGTTCTCAGAAAGTCGGTGTCGACAAGTTACTAATGAAACGCCATCAAGCCCAAAAGATTGTGGAAACTCAGGAGCGGGATAGCAAATAACAACTTCGGTTAGATTAACCTTCTCTGGTAGTTGATAACCACGGCCACCTACGCCCCTGGATATGACAATCTTAACAATGCATATTTCGGTGCTTCTGCCCGCTTCTTTTACGACACTTTCCAGCCCAGACCGAAGCCGCTCAAACAGTTGCGAGTCAATGGGTAAACCAAGCTTTTCACACCCCAGTTGCAACCTCTTGAGGTGATATCGCCACAATAAAGGCTCCCCATTGACCACTCTAATCGTCTCAAATAGACCGTCTCCATACATAAAACCTCTATCAAAGACATCAACAGAGTGGCTTAATACGCCGTTGACTAGTATGGGAGACAGTGGTGTTTGATTAGCCGTGGAGTGCATATTTAACCATTAAATTTAGCAAATAATAGCGACCCATTAGTACCTCCAAACCCAAAGGAGTTAGAGAGCGCATAATTGATTGCACCCTCCTGCGCCTGATGAGGTACAAAGTTCAGGTCACATTCACTATCTGGATTGTCTAAATTAATAGTCGGTGCGACAACACTATTCACAATACTATTAATACAGAAAATAGCCTCAACAGCACCTGCAGCACCGAGCAAATGACCCGTCATAGATTTTGTTGCACTAATTTTTAACCGTTTAGCATCGCCACCAAATACAGCTTTGATAGCTCGACATTCTGCGATATCGCCTTGTAGCGTTGAAGTACCGTGAGCATTAATATAATCGACTTGGGAGCTATTTAAACCGGCATCAGCAATTGCACGCTTCATTGATAGTTGTGCGCCGTCTCCGTTCTCAGGGGGTGATGTAATATGAAATGCATCATCACTCATACCAAAGCCCACAAGCTCACATAAGATATTGGCTCCGCGACGTTTCGCTGACTCCAACTCCTCTAATACAATTACGCCTGCGCCATCCCCAAGAACAAAACCATCTCTGTCTTTATCCCACGGGCGACTCGCTCTCTGAGGATCATCATTACGGGTAGACAGCGCTCTTGCTGAGCAAAACGATGCAACACCGGTCGGAGTAGTCGCCATTTCGGCGCCACCTGCAATCATAATCTCTGCATCGCCATAAGCGATCGTTCTAGCTGCATAACCAATATTATGAGTGCCTGTCGTACAAGCAGTGGTGATAGCGATATTTGGCCCATGAAACCCAAACATAATAGCCAAGTTCCCTGCAATCATATTGATTACAGAACCTGGAACAAAAAACGGCGATACTTTTCTGGGGCCGCTTTCAAGCAGTGCTTTGTAGTTGTTCTCGATGGTTTCGAGGCCGCCAATACCTGACCCAATGGCAACCCCCACTTTTTCTAATAAAGCAGCATCTTTACAGTCATCTAGCCCGGCAGATCTAACAGCCTGTATAGCTGCGATTAAGCCATACTGCATAAACCGGTCTATTTTGCGTATATCTTTTTTACTAAGGTACTGTTCGATATCGAGCCCTTTAACAGCACCCCCTATCTTGGTTGCGTATTGCTCAGTATCAAAACTTTCAATTAGGCCAATACCACTTACACCGTTGATAGCAGCATCCCATGATTCTGCTACATTGCTACCCAATGGAGATACCATACCAGTGCCAGTAACAACTACTCTCCTTGATGCCATTTGAAACCCCACTCTACTCGGTATAATAAACAACTCATTCTCAAATAAAGAAAGAGCATACGGTGCTCTGCAAACTAAACCGCCGCCTAGAAACTAAAAAGCCGCTCGAAGTTTAAATTCGTGCGGCTATGGCTTGGCTAAGATGATACTAATTATTTATTGATTAGAAATAATATAGTCAATTGCATTCTGAACGGTCGCCAGTTTCTCAGCTTCCTCATCAGGGATTTCAGTTTCAAACTCTTCTTCAAGCGCCATTACCAACTCGACGGTGTCGAGAGAGTCTGCACCCAAATCTTCTACAAAAGAAGAAGTATTTTGAACTTCAGATTCTTTAACACCCAGTTGTTCACAAACAATTTTTTTAACGCGCTCTTCGACAGTACTCATACTTTCCTCTCT
This genomic window from Alkalimarinus sediminis contains:
- the mce gene encoding methylmalonyl-CoA epimerase, translated to MIKKIDHLGIAVTDLNEAIEIYKNIGLEFVGTEVVDEQKVETAFFKVGESYFELLAATDPASPIAKFIDKNGGRMHHIALAVDDIEAEIERLLGLDFEMIDTVPRKGAHGNLIAFMHPRSTKGTLLEICSKANS
- the htpX gene encoding protease HtpX, producing the protein MKRVLLFIATNFAILIVLGIVLNVVLPILGIHPEGTSGLLVISAVFGMGGSFISLAISKWVAKRSVGAYVIEQPRNAQENWLLETVKKQADAAGIGMPEVAMYNSPEINAFATGMNKNNALVAVSTGLLQSMTQDEAEAVLGHEVSHVANGDMVTMTLLQGVMNTFVFFFARIAASAISRGSDNRFVYFMTVMFFQVVFGALASIIVMWFSRYREFRADEGGANLAGKQKMINALRRLQGDKNESQLDGQLTAFGISGKRSVSELFMSHPPLEKRIAALQGQM
- the tmk gene encoding dTMP kinase; amino-acid sequence: MNNGLFITVEGAEGVGKSTNIAFIRSTLESMGIEVVVTREPGGTEMAEEIREVLLKNRTEMVAESAELLLMFAARAQHIESLIKPALVAGKWVISDRFTDATYAYQGGGRGVAFEKIGILETFVQDDFRPDKTILLDAPVEIGMARAHKRGELDRFENEKSAFFERVRNVYLDRMKKDPQRFELIDASKDLETVQLQLKRVIEGIVEVSS
- the mltG gene encoding endolytic transglycosylase MltG is translated as MNKLITVLVALALLLSLSAISVGAYYYHKLNEPVIGEGEVTVVEIRTGQSFNAITQLLLSEGVLETPWIMKAYGRVSGLSAKLKAGEYRLEGPLTIPQVVELFVSGNSISYQITLVEGWTFKDILKELSRHEKLKKVISERAPLDILKAVTDEYQHPEGLFFPDTYTYRKNDTDLSILVRSYNRMQKVLQAEWALRDKSVPLASPYEALILASIVEKETGDASERAQIAGVFVRRINKGMRLQTDPTVIYGLGDKYKGNITRAHLKQYTPYNTYRINGLPPTPIALAGREAIHATLHPDSSKTLYFVAKGNGQHYFSETLKEHVNAVNKYQIYKREKNYRSTK
- the pabC gene encoding aminodeoxychorismate lyase, whose amino-acid sequence is MHSTANQTPLSPILVNGVLSHSVDVFDRGFMYGDGLFETIRVVNGEPLLWRYHLKRLQLGCEKLGLPIDSQLFERLRSGLESVVKEAGRSTEICIVKIVISRGVGGRGYQLPEKVNLTEVVICYPAPEFPQSFGLDGVSLVTCRHRLSENPYLAGIKHLNRLDQVLASRELLSSARVSSGTENLVFEGLMLDQSGYMVEGTKSNILLFEKDTIISPCLNKCGVDGVAKNYIFDCAKSLGLNTRTDKILPSAIFKYSGMAITNSVMGIYPVKELDGVKLPINPVVYHIQQLLNEKLMYEYKV
- the fabF gene encoding beta-ketoacyl-ACP synthase II; translated protein: MASRRVVVTGTGMVSPLGSNVAESWDAAINGVSGIGLIESFDTEQYATKIGGAVKGLDIEQYLSKKDIRKIDRFMQYGLIAAIQAVRSAGLDDCKDAALLEKVGVAIGSGIGGLETIENNYKALLESGPRKVSPFFVPGSVINMIAGNLAIMFGFHGPNIAITTACTTGTHNIGYAARTIAYGDAEIMIAGGAEMATTPTGVASFCSARALSTRNDDPQRASRPWDKDRDGFVLGDGAGVIVLEELESAKRRGANILCELVGFGMSDDAFHITSPPENGDGAQLSMKRAIADAGLNSSQVDYINAHGTSTLQGDIAECRAIKAVFGGDAKRLKISATKSMTGHLLGAAGAVEAIFCINSIVNSVVAPTINLDNPDSECDLNFVPHQAQEGAINYALSNSFGFGGTNGSLLFAKFNG
- the acpP gene encoding acyl carrier protein, which codes for MSTVEERVKKIVCEQLGVKESEVQNTSSFVEDLGADSLDTVELVMALEEEFETEIPDEEAEKLATVQNAIDYIISNQ